From one Magnolia sinica isolate HGM2019 chromosome 18, MsV1, whole genome shotgun sequence genomic stretch:
- the LOC131232416 gene encoding uncharacterized protein LOC131232416: MAVESVAPTTRDLPLEVFGTETPPEKPRGRVLPSRCSADGDARARTLSSIMQKLSKGDELESSHDQCNAYTEFYVQKGIGYLIDEDSIEEYEKVAKEKRKEKLEQREGVELNFLNKLGHVQKIKILNGIAEMKNKLRSFMGLL, from the exons ATGGCAGTGGAATCCGTTGCTCCGACTACAAGAGACCTCCCACTGGAGGTCTTCGGGACGGAGACTCCGCCAGAAAAGCCCCGGGGTCGGGTTCTCCCATCCAGATGTTCAGCAGATGGCGATGCTAGAGCTCGGACCCTCTCGAGCATAATGCAGAAACTATCCAAGGGAGATGAACTTGAAAGCTCGCATGATCA GTGTAATGCTTACACAGAATTCTATGTCCAAAAGGGCATTGGCTATCTAATTGATGAGGACTCAATTGAGGAATATGAAAAGGTGGcaaaggaaaagaggaaggagaaattaGAGCAACGGGAAGGAGTGGAGTTAAATTTTCTCAACAAACTTGGTCATGTCCAAAAGATTAAGATTCTGAATGGCATTGCTGAGATGAAGAATAAGCTTAGGTCCTTCATG GGGCTACTATAG